A single genomic interval of Blastocatellia bacterium harbors:
- a CDS encoding exo-beta-N-acetylmuramidase NamZ domain-containing protein produces MKRWVSGVGRVLLIVLLYQPVQPAAQRPKAGELTFAPPAAVGMSAERLSEIDHVVQEAISRKELPGAVIAVGRRGRIVYRKALGSRAVEPERVPMTVDTIFDLASLTKVVATATSVLILVERGKVRLGDPVARYIPEFGQNGKQRITVEQLLIHRGGLIADNDLDDYRDGPVEAMKRIYQLAPIVEPGTRFIYSDVGYIVLGELVRRVSGQPLDVFASENIFRPLGMKDTMFRPDELRRQRCAPTERREGRWMIGEVHDPRAYALGGVAGHAGLFSTADDLAIYAQMILNGGEFQGVRILSPLGVRRMTESRGLPLNEMRGLGWDINTGYSSNRGDLFPLGSFGHTGFTGTSLWIDPGSQTFVIFLSNRVHPDGRGDVTSLRGRVASIVAAAIVAPPLPAWERPASPAIPSDSMPTRASAPAVSTVLTGIDVLRQEAFARLAGRRIGLITNHTGRARDGTSTIDLLAGAKGLTLVALFSPEHGIRGHADEPVGDARDEKTGLPIYSLYGERRRPTEETLKGIDTLVFDIQDIGARFYTYITTMGYAMEEAARRRIRFVVLDRPNPINGVDVEGPLADADSLSFTAYHSIPIRHGMTVGELAQLFNEERKIGVELDIVRIEGWRRDQWFDATSLEWINPSPNMRSMNAAALYPGIGLLETTNLSVGRGTERPFEQIGAPWLDGKRLAFELNQKSIPGVRFIPIRFTPRASKFAGEECGGIMIVITDRSALRPVRLGIEIAVALRKLFRESWRAEDFGRLLANRRALELLLQGADADQIERSWQSSLEEFRRLRRKYLLYN; encoded by the coding sequence ATGAAACGATGGGTGAGCGGAGTCGGGAGAGTCCTTTTGATTGTCCTACTGTATCAACCGGTTCAGCCGGCGGCTCAAAGACCAAAAGCTGGGGAGTTAACGTTCGCACCACCGGCAGCGGTCGGGATGTCGGCCGAGCGCCTGAGCGAAATTGACCATGTCGTTCAAGAGGCCATTAGCCGAAAGGAACTGCCGGGAGCTGTGATCGCCGTTGGACGACGAGGTCGCATTGTTTATCGCAAGGCGCTCGGCTCTCGAGCTGTCGAACCGGAGCGCGTCCCGATGACCGTAGATACGATTTTCGATCTGGCCTCGTTGACCAAGGTCGTGGCGACGGCGACATCTGTGCTGATTCTCGTCGAACGAGGTAAAGTGCGATTGGGTGATCCGGTGGCCCGTTACATCCCTGAATTCGGTCAAAACGGAAAGCAGCGAATCACCGTCGAGCAACTGCTCATTCATCGGGGCGGGCTCATTGCCGACAATGATCTGGACGACTACCGAGACGGTCCCGTCGAGGCAATGAAGCGAATCTATCAGCTTGCCCCGATCGTCGAACCGGGAACCCGGTTCATCTACAGCGATGTCGGGTATATTGTTTTGGGCGAACTGGTCCGACGCGTCTCAGGCCAGCCGCTCGATGTGTTTGCGTCTGAAAATATCTTTCGCCCTCTCGGAATGAAGGACACCATGTTTCGTCCGGATGAGCTTCGACGCCAGCGGTGTGCTCCGACCGAACGACGAGAGGGACGGTGGATGATCGGGGAAGTTCACGATCCGCGCGCTTATGCCCTGGGGGGTGTCGCCGGTCACGCGGGACTTTTTTCCACTGCCGATGACCTGGCTATCTATGCTCAAATGATTCTCAACGGTGGAGAATTCCAGGGCGTGCGCATCCTCAGTCCACTTGGCGTCCGACGGATGACGGAATCGCGCGGACTTCCCCTGAACGAGATGCGAGGTCTTGGCTGGGATATTAACACGGGGTATTCCTCCAACCGAGGAGATCTTTTCCCCCTCGGCTCGTTCGGTCATACGGGGTTCACAGGCACCTCTTTGTGGATCGATCCCGGGAGTCAAACGTTCGTCATCTTCTTGAGTAATCGGGTCCACCCTGATGGGCGCGGTGACGTCACATCACTGAGAGGTCGAGTGGCAAGCATTGTTGCCGCCGCGATTGTTGCTCCCCCCTTGCCGGCCTGGGAGAGGCCGGCCTCTCCGGCCATTCCTTCTGACAGCATGCCCACTCGCGCGTCAGCACCGGCGGTCTCGACGGTTTTGACGGGAATTGACGTCCTTCGTCAGGAAGCCTTCGCTCGATTAGCGGGACGGCGCATCGGACTCATCACGAATCATACCGGGCGAGCGCGCGATGGGACGAGTACGATTGATCTTCTCGCCGGAGCGAAAGGTCTGACCCTCGTTGCCCTCTTCAGCCCCGAGCACGGGATTCGCGGCCATGCCGATGAACCGGTCGGAGATGCGCGAGATGAGAAGACAGGGCTGCCCATCTACAGCCTTTACGGTGAGCGACGACGACCAACCGAGGAGACGCTCAAAGGAATTGATACGCTCGTCTTTGACATTCAAGACATCGGCGCTCGCTTCTACACGTACATCACCACGATGGGGTATGCGATGGAAGAAGCCGCTCGACGTCGGATCCGGTTCGTTGTTCTGGATCGGCCCAATCCAATCAACGGGGTGGACGTCGAGGGCCCGCTGGCCGATGCGGATTCTTTGTCCTTCACCGCTTATCATTCCATCCCAATTCGTCACGGAATGACCGTCGGCGAGCTGGCGCAGCTCTTCAACGAGGAACGAAAGATCGGTGTCGAGTTAGACATCGTCCGGATAGAGGGATGGAGGCGAGATCAGTGGTTCGACGCCACATCTCTGGAATGGATCAATCCGTCGCCGAACATGCGAAGTATGAATGCGGCGGCGCTGTATCCCGGCATCGGATTGCTGGAAACGACCAATCTCTCCGTCGGGCGTGGAACCGAGCGACCCTTCGAACAGATCGGGGCTCCCTGGCTCGATGGAAAGCGATTGGCTTTTGAGCTGAATCAGAAAAGCATCCCGGGCGTGCGTTTCATCCCGATCCGATTTACACCCCGGGCGTCGAAATTCGCTGGGGAAGAGTGCGGCGGAATCATGATCGTCATCACGGATCGTTCAGCGCTTCGGCCCGTGCGGCTGGGGATAGAAATAGCCGTTGCCCTTCGAAAGCTGTTTCGAGAGTCGTGGCGGGCCGAGGACTTCGGGCGATTGCTGGCTAACCGTCGAGCACTGGAGTTGCTCCTTCAGGGAGCTGATGCCGATCAAATCGAGAGGTCCTGGCAAAGCTCGCTCGAGGAGTTCCGCCGCCTCCGGCGGAAGTATCTTCTTTACAATTAG
- the hisI gene encoding phosphoribosyl-AMP cyclohydrolase, producing the protein MSEVTVDALDFAKMNGLIPVVTQDATTGEVLMVAFANREAVEETLRTGYAHYFSRSRRELWRKGATSGHVQRVREILVDCDADALIYLVDQTGVACHQGTRTCFTQTLRL; encoded by the coding sequence ATGAGCGAGGTGACTGTTGACGCTCTTGATTTCGCCAAAATGAACGGGCTCATTCCCGTGGTCACGCAGGATGCCACAACCGGTGAAGTCCTCATGGTGGCCTTCGCCAATCGCGAGGCGGTCGAAGAGACCCTTCGGACGGGCTATGCCCATTATTTCAGCCGCTCGCGCCGGGAGCTGTGGCGCAAGGGCGCGACTTCGGGACATGTCCAGCGGGTCAGGGAAATCCTGGTTGACTGCGATGCCGATGCGCTGATCTACCTGGTGGATCAGACAGGTGTGGCCTGCCATCAGGGAACGAGAACATGCTTCACCCAGACGCTGCGCCTATGA
- the hisF gene encoding imidazole glycerol phosphate synthase subunit HisF produces the protein MALSKRIIPCLDVDRGRVLKGTHFRQMRDAGDPVELAIRYRDDGADELVFLDITASVEARATLVEVVRRVAAHLDLPFTVGGGIRTVEDARTILCSGADKISVNTAALERPELVAELSHLFGQQCVVVAIDARRRYDGDHLWFEVYSHAGKKPTGRDAVAWAKEVAALGAGEILLTSIDRDGTEQGYDLELTRAVAEAVPIPVIASGGCGHPHHIWEAFTVGGADAALAASIFHYDRFPLPVVKHYLYERGIEVRR, from the coding sequence ATGGCTCTAAGCAAGCGCATCATTCCTTGTCTCGATGTGGATCGTGGGCGCGTCCTCAAGGGGACACATTTCCGCCAGATGCGCGACGCCGGCGATCCCGTCGAATTGGCCATTCGGTATCGAGATGATGGAGCTGACGAGCTGGTGTTCCTCGACATAACGGCATCGGTTGAAGCTCGCGCCACGCTCGTGGAAGTTGTCCGGCGGGTGGCGGCGCACCTCGATCTCCCGTTTACGGTCGGTGGAGGGATTCGCACGGTCGAGGATGCGCGAACGATTCTCTGCAGCGGAGCCGATAAAATCTCGGTGAATACAGCAGCCCTGGAGAGACCCGAACTTGTCGCCGAACTCAGTCATCTGTTCGGACAACAATGCGTCGTCGTGGCCATTGATGCCCGCCGACGGTACGACGGAGATCACCTCTGGTTTGAAGTATACTCCCATGCGGGGAAGAAACCGACGGGGCGGGATGCGGTCGCATGGGCCAAAGAGGTGGCCGCCCTCGGAGCCGGCGAAATTCTCCTCACATCAATTGATCGTGATGGCACGGAGCAGGGATATGATCTGGAACTGACACGCGCTGTTGCGGAGGCTGTGCCCATTCCTGTTATTGCTAGTGGCGGCTGCGGTCATCCTCATCACATTTGGGAAGCATTCACGGTCGGGGGAGCAGATGCGGCGCTGGCGGCGTCCATTTTCCATTACGACCGCTTCCCCCTGCCGGTCGTTAAGCACTACCTTTATGAACGAGGCATCGAGGTGCGAAGATGA
- the hisA gene encoding 1-(5-phosphoribosyl)-5-[(5-phosphoribosylamino)methylideneamino]imidazole-4-carboxamide isomerase: protein MEIYVAIDILGGRVVRLRQGDPSQMTVYGDDPLAMAVRWAREGAGALHVVDLDAALSRGSQREVVVKIAQKVKIPVQVGGGLRREEDVCELLDRGVSRVVLGTLAFRHEDVLCRLLERYDRDRIVVALDGARERVLIEGWTRETGIAIEHAVRHFAALGVRHFLVTAVDRDGTLAGPDFDLLGRLATVPDIHLIASGGIGHIGDISELQRIGVKGVVVGRAVYEGQIRLAELRAFTSHAGSN, encoded by the coding sequence ATGGAGATTTATGTGGCCATTGATATCCTCGGAGGACGGGTCGTCCGGTTGCGGCAAGGCGATCCGTCACAGATGACGGTCTACGGTGATGATCCCCTGGCAATGGCTGTCCGGTGGGCAAGGGAAGGAGCCGGGGCGCTGCACGTCGTAGATCTCGATGCGGCGCTGTCGCGCGGGTCGCAGCGAGAGGTAGTGGTGAAAATTGCGCAAAAAGTCAAAATCCCTGTCCAGGTCGGTGGGGGACTGCGGCGTGAGGAAGATGTGTGCGAGCTGCTCGATCGTGGCGTGAGTCGGGTCGTTCTGGGCACGCTTGCTTTCCGCCATGAAGACGTCCTCTGCCGACTCCTTGAGCGATACGACCGTGATCGGATCGTCGTCGCCCTGGATGGGGCTCGCGAACGCGTCCTCATCGAGGGATGGACGCGGGAGACGGGAATCGCCATCGAGCACGCGGTCCGTCATTTCGCAGCCCTCGGAGTACGGCACTTTCTCGTCACCGCCGTTGACCGAGATGGGACTCTAGCGGGACCGGACTTTGATCTTCTGGGACGCCTGGCAACTGTTCCCGATATTCATCTGATTGCGAGTGGAGGAATTGGCCATATCGGCGACATCTCCGAGCTTCAGCGCATCGGGGTGAAGGGCGTCGTCGTGGGACGAGCCGTCTATGAGGGACAGATACGGCTCGCTGAGCTTCGGGCGTTCACGTCGCACGCCGGGTCCAACTAG
- the hisH gene encoding imidazole glycerol phosphate synthase subunit HisH: MRIVILDYGVGNLFSLRSALEREGARPLVVSELPSCGYDAVILPGVGNFAPAAAHVRSLRESLAELIERGLPVLGICLGMQLLFDQSEEAPGEGLHLFPGRVVRLPQSVKVPHIGWNTLEIAQPHPLLEGVADGEWVYFVHSFYPAPADEKIVLARCSYGVRFPAIVGQGSLFGTQFHPEKSGPTGRKILRNFLRLAKS; the protein is encoded by the coding sequence ATGCGCATCGTGATCCTGGATTACGGGGTGGGAAACCTTTTCAGCCTGCGCTCGGCTCTCGAACGAGAAGGCGCGCGACCCCTCGTTGTGTCGGAGCTTCCCTCGTGCGGTTATGATGCCGTGATCTTGCCTGGGGTGGGGAATTTCGCACCGGCCGCCGCACACGTGCGCTCCCTGCGCGAGTCGCTGGCGGAACTCATCGAGCGAGGGCTCCCCGTGCTGGGTATCTGCCTCGGAATGCAACTGCTGTTCGATCAGAGTGAGGAAGCGCCGGGGGAAGGATTGCATCTCTTCCCGGGTCGCGTCGTCCGTTTGCCTCAGTCGGTGAAGGTGCCTCACATCGGATGGAATACGCTAGAAATCGCCCAGCCCCATCCTCTGCTGGAGGGCGTCGCCGACGGCGAATGGGTTTATTTCGTTCACTCGTTCTACCCCGCACCCGCTGACGAGAAGATCGTGCTCGCTCGGTGCAGCTACGGCGTTCGCTTTCCCGCCATCGTGGGGCAGGGCAGTCTCTTCGGTACCCAATTTCACCCCGAGAAATCCGGTCCGACGGGACGGAAAATTCTGCGGAATTTTCTGCGTCTGGCAAAGTCGTAA
- a CDS encoding imidazoleglycerol-phosphate dehydratase, with amino-acid sequence MRTGHVERKTRETEITTTVRIEGTGAASVRTRIGFLKHMLELIGHHALFDLEVSADGDLVHHIVEDTALAVGEALNRALGGREGISRFGWAVVPLDDALASASVDLARRPYAVVDLKIERDGVEDMPREDIYHFLRSLATALEATIHVIVHYGENDHHKVEAGVKALALALRQAVSADPRRSGVPSSKGVI; translated from the coding sequence ATGCGCACCGGTCACGTTGAGCGAAAGACACGCGAGACGGAAATCACGACCACCGTTCGTATTGAGGGGACGGGGGCCGCATCCGTCCGGACGAGAATTGGCTTTCTCAAACACATGCTGGAGTTGATCGGCCACCACGCGCTCTTTGATCTGGAGGTATCGGCGGACGGGGATCTCGTGCATCATATCGTCGAGGATACGGCGCTGGCGGTTGGCGAGGCCCTCAATCGGGCATTGGGAGGGCGGGAAGGAATCTCTCGCTTCGGATGGGCGGTTGTGCCGCTGGATGATGCTCTCGCCTCAGCCAGTGTTGATCTTGCGCGTCGTCCGTATGCGGTAGTTGACCTGAAGATCGAGAGAGACGGCGTGGAAGATATGCCGCGGGAGGATATCTATCATTTCCTGCGATCGCTGGCGACGGCGCTTGAAGCGACAATCCACGTCATCGTACACTATGGCGAGAACGATCACCATAAGGTCGAGGCCGGGGTGAAGGCGCTCGCGCTGGCTCTCCGACAGGCAGTGTCAGCCGATCCGCGCCGGTCGGGTGTTCCGAGTTCCAAAGGGGTGATCTGA
- a CDS encoding HAD family hydrolase produces the protein MNVVYSEVPTEGGRAYIRADEREALASISALVFDCDGVLIDVRPSYDVAISRTVRYLLSKLFYRDFSPLATRRMIYRFRQSGGFNNDWDTVCALLLGTFVQLDDALLRVFLETDEHLGGAFITEATERLIAYVREIRRKDAFVEAIRWRSPLNVHQARARLLALADAADSSGLPSVERQIRESWELPSWKLTALSAFQRFLAYPGAMGESLVVTVFNEFFYGEEYCRTVFGIEPRFARGSGCVDHERPILTDTVGRRLAALFSGRLGIVSGRRRSTAEKTLGDRLTVFDSSALVFLEDEYDREHAESIGKPSPYGLLKARSALGHPPALLYVGDSAEDFIMVRRAEMSGIRCLFCGVYRYGYNPGARIRLFMDAGAALILPSVNELPGVLSSLKR, from the coding sequence ATGAACGTCGTCTACTCCGAAGTCCCGACGGAGGGGGGACGTGCCTACATTCGCGCGGACGAACGGGAGGCACTTGCTTCGATTTCTGCTCTCGTTTTCGATTGCGACGGGGTACTTATTGATGTTCGTCCCTCGTACGATGTGGCCATAAGTCGAACCGTTCGATACCTCCTCAGCAAACTCTTCTACCGGGATTTTTCCCCGCTGGCGACCCGGCGCATGATTTATCGCTTTCGCCAGAGCGGCGGGTTCAACAACGATTGGGATACGGTATGTGCTCTTTTGCTGGGGACGTTTGTTCAACTTGATGACGCGCTGCTACGAGTTTTTCTGGAGACCGATGAGCACCTGGGGGGGGCCTTTATCACGGAGGCGACCGAGCGGCTGATCGCCTACGTGCGAGAGATCAGGCGGAAGGATGCTTTCGTCGAAGCGATTCGATGGCGCTCGCCGCTCAATGTCCACCAGGCGCGTGCCCGTTTGTTGGCGCTGGCGGACGCAGCCGATAGCTCTGGCTTGCCATCGGTCGAACGACAGATCCGTGAGTCATGGGAACTTCCTTCCTGGAAGCTCACCGCCCTTTCAGCGTTTCAGCGATTTCTCGCCTATCCCGGAGCAATGGGCGAGAGTCTCGTCGTCACGGTTTTCAATGAGTTTTTCTATGGAGAGGAGTACTGTCGCACCGTCTTCGGGATCGAACCGCGATTCGCTCGCGGGTCGGGGTGTGTGGATCACGAGCGACCGATTCTCACCGACACTGTCGGTCGTCGCTTAGCTGCTCTTTTCTCTGGACGGCTTGGCATTGTGTCCGGTCGGCGCCGTAGTACCGCCGAGAAAACGCTCGGTGATCGGCTGACTGTCTTTGACTCGTCGGCGCTCGTCTTTCTCGAAGACGAATATGACCGGGAACACGCGGAGTCCATCGGAAAACCGAGTCCCTATGGATTGCTGAAAGCCAGGAGTGCACTCGGTCATCCACCGGCACTGCTGTATGTCGGCGATTCCGCCGAAGATTTCATCATGGTCAGGCGGGCGGAGATGAGCGGCATTCGATGCCTCTTTTGTGGAGTCTATCGTTATGGCTACAACCCGGGAGCCAGGATCCGCCTGTTCATGGATGCCGGAGCGGCGCTCATTCTCCCTTCGGTCAATGAGCTGCCCGGCGTCCTGTCTTCGTTAAAAAGGTGA
- the hisC gene encoding histidinol-phosphate transaminase, giving the protein MKVKDWFDRRLEELALAEGYPLPWAGAGSDGIHPRGKLDANENSYLPETLMASLMDEVAREVDPRFYPAADYAALVSALAATTGFPEDHILLGSGADQLIAFLCDVFLGPTTTAVSVTPTYSFYRIRSRLTGARFIEVPLRPDFSLDVERMRKELAAPAARLLFLCSPNNPTGNSLARRDVEQLIADRSALVVVDEAYVEYAEESLADLVREYDNVVILRTMSKAWGLAGMRLGYMIGRPRLIRVFAEKVQYPYPLNAFALRLAVKLLAQPAIVRGAVDALKAERERLRHRLLQLGLTVFPSQTNFLLLAAGDGAEGILSALADRGIRIKLVGDVLGWSGCLRITVGVPEVNDLVVETLRECLR; this is encoded by the coding sequence ATGAAGGTGAAGGACTGGTTCGACAGGCGGCTTGAGGAACTGGCGCTGGCCGAAGGGTATCCTTTGCCGTGGGCCGGGGCGGGATCTGATGGGATTCACCCTCGAGGGAAACTCGATGCCAATGAAAACAGCTATCTCCCCGAAACGCTCATGGCGTCGCTCATGGATGAAGTCGCTCGGGAGGTGGATCCTCGGTTCTATCCCGCAGCGGACTATGCCGCACTTGTTTCAGCGCTCGCAGCGACAACAGGTTTCCCGGAAGATCATATTCTCCTGGGTTCCGGAGCAGATCAGCTCATCGCCTTCCTGTGCGATGTTTTCCTCGGTCCGACGACGACGGCGGTATCGGTCACTCCCACCTATTCGTTTTATCGCATTCGAAGTCGGCTGACAGGCGCTCGGTTCATCGAGGTTCCTCTTCGTCCTGATTTCTCGCTGGATGTTGAGAGGATGCGAAAAGAACTAGCCGCACCGGCAGCCCGACTGCTTTTCCTCTGCTCGCCCAATAATCCGACGGGAAACTCATTGGCTCGTCGCGATGTGGAACAACTGATTGCTGATAGATCGGCGCTCGTCGTCGTTGACGAGGCCTATGTCGAGTATGCCGAGGAGAGCCTGGCTGATCTCGTGAGGGAGTATGACAATGTCGTAATTCTCCGGACGATGTCCAAGGCGTGGGGACTTGCCGGAATGCGTCTCGGGTACATGATCGGTCGCCCGAGACTGATTCGCGTCTTCGCGGAGAAAGTTCAATACCCCTATCCCCTGAATGCCTTTGCTCTTCGGCTGGCGGTGAAGCTTCTCGCTCAACCGGCGATCGTTCGTGGGGCCGTGGACGCGCTGAAGGCCGAGCGCGAGCGATTGCGGCATCGTCTCCTTCAGTTGGGACTGACGGTGTTCCCATCGCAAACAAACTTTCTTCTCTTGGCCGCTGGGGACGGAGCTGAAGGAATCCTTTCGGCGCTCGCCGATCGGGGAATTCGAATCAAGCTCGTCGGGGACGTTCTCGGTTGGTCGGGCTGTTTGCGAATAACGGTGGGCGTCCCGGAGGTGAACGATCTCGTCGTCGAGACTCTGAGGGAGTGTTTGAGATGA
- the hisD gene encoding histidinol dehydrogenase — protein sequence MRSREILRLERLDSRPARGHLSVRQLLARRLNRRPSLPKLRLDVERILMDVAHKGDRALIRWAKKFDGVSLRPSDLRVSRREIERAYLAVSRDELKALTLARKNIEKAERAWLRRLPVREIHRQGVVIRSWYAPLSSVGCYVPGGKAVYPSSVLMSVIPAKLAGVRRVVLCTPPVYGTKKVHPLVLVAADQCGVDEIYRIGGAQAIAAMAFGTETIQPVEKIVGPGSSVVAMAKQLVSDRVAIDMPAGPSELVVLADDTGHARAIAWDLISQAEHGEDSVCGLVTTSRALAEEVREMIAQLLPGVARRELVMTALRTHGFVVYDEDVDRLIQFVNEFAPEHLEIMMKDGWEVARRITSAGLILVGTDTSVVLTDYVVGTNHVLPTGGWARRASGLSAFDFLKRMTAVECSDSTLDRFVTPVGFLARAEGLPNHYAALARRWRDD from the coding sequence ATGAGAAGTCGTGAGATTCTTCGCCTCGAACGGCTCGACTCGCGTCCGGCGAGAGGTCATCTCTCGGTTCGACAGCTTCTCGCCCGCCGGCTGAATCGTCGGCCATCACTGCCGAAGTTGCGTTTGGACGTCGAGCGAATCCTCATGGATGTCGCTCATAAGGGCGATCGTGCTCTTATCCGATGGGCGAAGAAATTCGATGGGGTGTCGCTCCGTCCGTCGGATCTTCGCGTCTCTCGGCGAGAGATCGAGCGTGCTTATCTAGCCGTTTCGCGGGACGAGCTGAAGGCGTTGACGCTCGCCCGGAAAAATATCGAAAAAGCCGAGCGCGCCTGGCTCCGTCGCCTCCCGGTTCGGGAGATTCATCGGCAGGGCGTGGTGATTCGCAGTTGGTATGCTCCTCTCTCGAGTGTCGGCTGCTATGTCCCTGGAGGGAAGGCCGTCTACCCCAGCTCGGTTTTGATGAGCGTGATTCCCGCGAAACTGGCAGGCGTGCGTCGGGTTGTGTTGTGTACGCCGCCGGTCTATGGAACAAAAAAGGTTCATCCGCTCGTGCTCGTGGCCGCCGATCAATGTGGGGTAGATGAGATTTATCGCATCGGCGGGGCACAGGCCATCGCCGCCATGGCCTTTGGGACGGAGACGATTCAGCCGGTGGAGAAGATCGTTGGTCCCGGCAGTTCCGTCGTCGCCATGGCCAAACAGCTTGTGTCTGATCGGGTCGCGATTGATATGCCAGCCGGACCATCGGAGCTGGTGGTGCTCGCCGATGACACAGGTCATGCCCGCGCCATCGCCTGGGACCTCATCTCCCAGGCAGAACATGGTGAGGATAGCGTCTGCGGTCTGGTCACAACATCCCGAGCACTGGCCGAGGAAGTCAGGGAAATGATCGCCCAGCTTCTGCCCGGCGTAGCTCGGCGCGAACTTGTGATGACCGCACTGAGGACGCATGGGTTCGTGGTCTACGATGAGGATGTTGATCGCCTCATCCAGTTCGTCAACGAGTTCGCGCCCGAACACCTCGAAATCATGATGAAAGATGGATGGGAGGTTGCCCGTCGCATTACGTCAGCGGGATTGATTCTGGTGGGAACGGATACATCGGTGGTACTGACTGACTATGTGGTGGGGACCAACCACGTTCTTCCGACCGGTGGATGGGCTCGTCGGGCATCTGGTCTTTCCGCATTCGATTTCCTCAAGCGGATGACAGCCGTTGAGTGTTCCGATTCAACGCTCGATCGTTTTGTCACGCCTGTGGGATTTTTGGCGCGGGCCGAAGGGCTGCCCAATCATTATGCGGCGCTCGCGAGGCGTTGGAGAGACGATTGA
- the hisG gene encoding ATP phosphoribosyltransferase has translation MSRVRFAIPKGSLEKATFDLLERAWYTISGRERTYRPRISDPEIELKMLRPQEIPIFVAEGLHDVGITGQDWIQETHANVETLLDLEYGKVKLVIAVPTTLPVTSLSDLFRHFWRQGKPVRISAEYLNISAEYVKANPTYRRAFGKREPMVITPWWRRGTNDKVRIYLSFGATEAKPPEDTDAIIDLIETGTTLERNNLKAIETILESSAVLIANRQALRQRAKREKIYDIMTLLKGVIDGAKKLHIFVNVKEENLDTLLQRLPALKRPTISALSVKGWYSVNTVVEKQEFLTLLPVLRQLAQGLVVHEPRQILPLEEIARDEAYEKS, from the coding sequence ATGAGTAGAGTTCGATTCGCCATCCCGAAAGGGTCGCTCGAAAAAGCAACGTTTGACTTGCTGGAACGAGCTTGGTACACGATCTCGGGCCGGGAGCGGACTTACCGGCCACGAATTAGCGATCCCGAGATCGAGCTGAAGATGCTTCGCCCGCAGGAGATCCCGATCTTCGTTGCCGAAGGACTTCACGATGTGGGCATTACGGGTCAGGATTGGATTCAGGAGACCCACGCCAACGTCGAGACCCTTCTCGATCTCGAGTACGGAAAGGTAAAACTCGTCATTGCCGTGCCGACCACCTTACCCGTGACGTCGCTGTCCGATCTCTTTCGTCACTTCTGGCGGCAGGGGAAACCGGTGCGCATTTCCGCGGAGTATCTCAACATCTCGGCAGAGTACGTCAAGGCCAATCCCACCTACCGTAGAGCCTTCGGCAAGCGGGAACCGATGGTAATCACTCCCTGGTGGCGGCGGGGCACAAATGACAAGGTCAGGATTTACCTGTCCTTTGGGGCCACCGAGGCCAAGCCTCCTGAAGATACGGATGCCATCATTGATCTCATTGAAACGGGAACTACGCTGGAGCGCAATAACCTCAAAGCCATTGAGACGATCCTTGAGTCTTCGGCCGTTCTCATCGCCAATCGTCAGGCGCTACGGCAGCGGGCCAAGCGGGAGAAAATTTATGACATCATGACGCTTTTGAAGGGCGTCATTGACGGCGCTAAGAAACTCCACATCTTCGTCAACGTCAAGGAGGAAAATCTCGACACGCTGCTCCAGCGATTACCGGCCTTGAAGCGACCGACGATAAGCGCGCTCTCGGTTAAGGGGTGGTATTCTGTGAATACCGTGGTGGAGAAACAAGAGTTCCTCACCCTGCTGCCCGTGTTACGGCAACTCGCGCAGGGGCTGGTGGTGCACGAGCCGCGCCAGATCCTCCCGCTGGAAGAAATCGCCCGGGACGAAGCTTATGAGAAGTCGTGA
- the secG gene encoding preprotein translocase subunit SecG encodes MWWVRVLLGLYVLNCLILIIAVLLQPGKADAAALFGGGGSQTAFGPRGTQHFLGWVTIVAAAIFMTLGLLFSLPNVLGPSSVVQRVKPIEQQAQPTQPPQPPQQK; translated from the coding sequence ATGTGGTGGGTTCGAGTCCTGCTTGGACTATACGTACTCAACTGCTTGATTCTAATCATTGCCGTGTTGCTTCAACCGGGGAAAGCGGATGCCGCTGCCCTCTTTGGTGGGGGAGGGAGCCAGACGGCGTTTGGTCCGCGCGGCACTCAACACTTCCTCGGCTGGGTTACCATTGTCGCGGCTGCCATTTTCATGACCCTGGGACTTCTTTTTAGCCTGCCCAATGTCCTTGGGCCTTCGTCGGTGGTCCAGCGGGTTAAACCCATAGAGCAGCAGGCTCAACCCACGCAACCGCCTCAGCCGCCGCAACAAAAGTGA